Proteins encoded within one genomic window of Lycium ferocissimum isolate CSIRO_LF1 unplaced genomic scaffold, AGI_CSIRO_Lferr_CH_V1 ctg473, whole genome shotgun sequence:
- the LOC132044527 gene encoding uncharacterized protein LOC132044527 isoform X2 → MEHKIGTSSLRNFVLVLSILATSPLSAWFEELRKRRVEELKRELEKSESSIGSLLSKIESLKAEKDGSSHTEPPTALVKSEYTESFGKDGISAGSFTIDTGTNYSPEFESPAVASAKEIDSKLEYSEPDERNEIPRKSAEIADGNGGALRKRKRKDSILDSNEGSIEESDNVRSISGISTTEDSKGGLSRLMDNDLMAIFNSIIQNEEAMVFRHRRDSQKRARYKEMIKQHMDIETVRSRLVRCSIKSPGELFRDLLLLATNAIVFYSKRTREYKAAMALRDIIIKAHRDHYKSSYHTAKKPRSARLHPSKFKIQAKSCNNVNRNADSEAPLQSLFAAKKGLKGHRKFKYGSVDGSVNRRTNVPGKEDTRRKTPVKEDHRSEVVMKERKRARKGDLQVA, encoded by the exons ATGGAACACAAGATTGGAACGTCGTCGCTTCGGAACTTCGTTCTCGTACTATCTATCCTTGCTACTTCACCCCTCAG TGCTTGGTTTGAAGAGCTAAGAAAGAGACGAGTTGAAGAACTGAAGCGAGAATTGGAGAAATCTGAAAGCTCAATCGG GTCTCTCCTCTCAAAGATTGAAAGCCTGAAGGCTGAGAAAGATGGTTCCAGTCACACTGAACCGCCCACTGCTCTTGTAAAGTCGGAATACACGGAATCATTTGGCAAAGATGGCATATCTGCTGGCAGCTTCACAATAGACACTGGGACCAATTATTCCCCCGAGTTTGAGAGTCCTGCAGTAGCCTCGGCTAAAGAGATAGATTCAAAGCTAGAATATTCCGAGCCTGATGAGCGAAATGAAATTCCAAGGAAGTCAGCAGAGATTGCCGATGGAAATGGTGGGGCTTTGAGGAAGAGAAAACGGAAAGATTCCATTTTGGATAGCAATGAAGGAAGCATCGAGGAGAGTGACAATGTGCGTTCAATCAGTGGCATCTCCACCACAGAGGATAGTAAAGGAGGATTATCTAGATTGATGGATAATGATTTGATGGCAATTTTCAATTCCATTATACAGAACGAAGAGGCTATGGTCTTTAGGCATCGTCGCGATAGTCAGAAGAGAGCTAGATATAAGGAAATGATCAAGCAGCATATGGATATTGAAACAGTAAGATCAAGATTAGTCAGGTGTTCCATCAAATCACCAGGTGAACTCTTTAGAGATTTACTTTTGCTAGCAACCAACGCCATTGTGTTTTACTCGAAGCGGACGAGAGAATACAAGGCGGCAATGGCCCTCAGAGACATCATCATTAAAGCGCATCGGGACCATTATAAAAGCTCTTACCACACAGCTAAGAAACCAAGAAGTGCTCGCCTTCACCCCtccaaattcaaaattcaagcaAAGTCTTGCAACAATGTAAATAGAAATGCTGATTCCGAGGCTCCTTTGCAGTCATTGTTCGCTGCTAAGAAAGGGTTAAAGGGACATAGGAAGTTCAAGTATGGATCGGTTGATGGATCTGTTAATAGAAGAACTAACGTACCAGGAAAGGAAGATACACGACGTAAAACTCCGGTTAAGGAGGACCATCGGTCTGAGGTAGtaatgaaggaaagaaaaagagctCGCAAAGGTGATTTGCAGGTTGCATAG
- the LOC132044527 gene encoding uncharacterized protein LOC132044527 isoform X1 encodes MWGTWEELILGGAVLRHGTQDWNVVASELRSRTIYPCYFTPQACKAKYEDLQKRYSGCNAWFEELRKRRVEELKRELEKSESSIGSLLSKIESLKAEKDGSSHTEPPTALVKSEYTESFGKDGISAGSFTIDTGTNYSPEFESPAVASAKEIDSKLEYSEPDERNEIPRKSAEIADGNGGALRKRKRKDSILDSNEGSIEESDNVRSISGISTTEDSKGGLSRLMDNDLMAIFNSIIQNEEAMVFRHRRDSQKRARYKEMIKQHMDIETVRSRLVRCSIKSPGELFRDLLLLATNAIVFYSKRTREYKAAMALRDIIIKAHRDHYKSSYHTAKKPRSARLHPSKFKIQAKSCNNVNRNADSEAPLQSLFAAKKGLKGHRKFKYGSVDGSVNRRTNVPGKEDTRRKTPVKEDHRSEVVMKERKRARKGDLQVA; translated from the exons ATGTGGGGCACGTGGGAAGAACTAATCCTAGGTGGCGCTGTTCTACGGCATGGAACACAAGATTGGAACGTCGTCGCTTCGGAACTTCGTTCTCGTACTATCTATCCTTGCTACTTCACCCCTCAG GCTTGCAAAGCCAAGTATGAGGATTTGCAAAAACGCTACTCTGGCTGCAA TGCTTGGTTTGAAGAGCTAAGAAAGAGACGAGTTGAAGAACTGAAGCGAGAATTGGAGAAATCTGAAAGCTCAATCGG GTCTCTCCTCTCAAAGATTGAAAGCCTGAAGGCTGAGAAAGATGGTTCCAGTCACACTGAACCGCCCACTGCTCTTGTAAAGTCGGAATACACGGAATCATTTGGCAAAGATGGCATATCTGCTGGCAGCTTCACAATAGACACTGGGACCAATTATTCCCCCGAGTTTGAGAGTCCTGCAGTAGCCTCGGCTAAAGAGATAGATTCAAAGCTAGAATATTCCGAGCCTGATGAGCGAAATGAAATTCCAAGGAAGTCAGCAGAGATTGCCGATGGAAATGGTGGGGCTTTGAGGAAGAGAAAACGGAAAGATTCCATTTTGGATAGCAATGAAGGAAGCATCGAGGAGAGTGACAATGTGCGTTCAATCAGTGGCATCTCCACCACAGAGGATAGTAAAGGAGGATTATCTAGATTGATGGATAATGATTTGATGGCAATTTTCAATTCCATTATACAGAACGAAGAGGCTATGGTCTTTAGGCATCGTCGCGATAGTCAGAAGAGAGCTAGATATAAGGAAATGATCAAGCAGCATATGGATATTGAAACAGTAAGATCAAGATTAGTCAGGTGTTCCATCAAATCACCAGGTGAACTCTTTAGAGATTTACTTTTGCTAGCAACCAACGCCATTGTGTTTTACTCGAAGCGGACGAGAGAATACAAGGCGGCAATGGCCCTCAGAGACATCATCATTAAAGCGCATCGGGACCATTATAAAAGCTCTTACCACACAGCTAAGAAACCAAGAAGTGCTCGCCTTCACCCCtccaaattcaaaattcaagcaAAGTCTTGCAACAATGTAAATAGAAATGCTGATTCCGAGGCTCCTTTGCAGTCATTGTTCGCTGCTAAGAAAGGGTTAAAGGGACATAGGAAGTTCAAGTATGGATCGGTTGATGGATCTGTTAATAGAAGAACTAACGTACCAGGAAAGGAAGATACACGACGTAAAACTCCGGTTAAGGAGGACCATCGGTCTGAGGTAGtaatgaaggaaagaaaaagagctCGCAAAGGTGATTTGCAGGTTGCATAG